Proteins encoded in a region of the Zea mays cultivar B73 chromosome 4, Zm-B73-REFERENCE-NAM-5.0, whole genome shotgun sequence genome:
- the LOC103655896 gene encoding phosphoenolpyruvate carboxykinase (ATP): MTAPILSARGGLPVPGWILSFGGSTVLFFALVEIMMSYAEIHNALLSIDCGVVISSKGSTVLFPTKASREQKLLTKPTGVIILSSDSSGAIPSVCKLSPGQAAYHFLAGYHDGKFVPAYSRAPSPADPLALAISLFSHLKEDDTPAYLINAKHSGKYIGGNGLMKLLKLALSHDLPDKKTEGSRVQALQREVCSV, encoded by the exons ATGACAGCCCCAATATTGTCTGCAAGAGGAGGCCTCCCAGTTCCAGGATG GATTCTGAGCTTTGGTGGTTCTACTGTATTATTTTTTGCCCTAGTGGAAATCATGATGTCCTACGCAGAAATCCACAATGCTCTATTGTCCATTGACTGTGGTGTAGTCATCTCTTCCAAGGGGTCTACTGTGCTTTTCCCAACAAAGGCAAGCAGGGAGCAGAAACTGCTTACCAAACCAACTGGAGTAATTATCCTATCATCTGATAG CTCTGGTGCCATACCATCTGTATGTAAGCTCTCTCCTGGCCAGGCTGCCTACCATTTCTTGGCTGGATATCACGATGGAAAATTTGTCCCAGCATACAGTAGAGCCCCCTCTCCTGCTGACCCACTTGCACTTGCAATTTCTTTATTCTCACAT TTGAAAGAAGATGATACACCGGCATATCTGATCAACGCTAAGCACTCTGGAAAGTACATTGGCG GCAATGGGCTTATGAAATTATTAAAGCTGGCACTATCTCACGATCTTCCTGACAAAAAAACTGAAGGCTCTAGAG TTCAAGCTCTGCAACGGGAGGTCTGTTCAGTTTGA
- the LOC100280566 gene encoding 1-aminocyclopropane-1-carboxylate oxidase isoform 2 (isoform 2 is encoded by transcript variant 2) produces MAIPVIDFSKLDGPERAETMAALAAGFEHVGFFQLVNTGISDDLLERVKKVCSDSYKLRDEAFKDSNPAVKALTELVDKEIEDGLPARKIKDMDWEDVFTLHDDLPWPSNPPAFKETMMEYRRELKKLAEKMLGVMEELLGLEEGHIRKAFSNDGEFEPFYGTKDDRFGGLQAQLPDGSWVDVQPLENAIVINTGDQIEVLSNGRYKSAWHRILATRDGNRRSIASFYNPARLATIAPAIPAAGVGDDDYPSFVFGNYMEVYVKQKFQPKAPRFEAMATTTTK; encoded by the exons ATGGCGATCCCGGTGATTGACTTCTCCAAGCTGGACGGCCCTGAGAGGGCCGAGACCATGGCGGCCCTCGCTGCCGGGTTCGAGCACGTGGGGTTCTTCCAGCTGGTGAACACCGGCATCTCCGACgacctgctggagcgggtgaagaaggtgtgcaGCGACTCCTACAAGCTGCGGGACGAGGCGTTCAAGGACTCCAACCCCGCGGTGAAGGCGCTCACAGAGCTCGTGGACAAGGAGATCGAGGACGGCCTCCCCGCGAGGAAGATAAAGGACATGGACTGGGAGGACGTCTTCACCCTCCATGACGACCTGCCATGGCCTTCCAACCCTCCCGCCTTCAA GGAGACGATGATGGAGTACCGCAGGGAGCTGAAGAAGCTGGCGGAGAAGATGCTGGGCGTGATGGAGGAGCTGCTGGGGTTGGAGGAGGGCCACATCAGGAAGGCCTTCAGCAACGACGGCGAGTTCGAGCCCTTCTACGGCACCAAG GATGACCGCTTCGGCGGCCTGCAGGCGCAGCTTCCGGACGGCAGCTGGGTCGACGTCCAGCCCCTCGAGAACGCCATCGTCATCAACACCGGCGACCAGATCGAG GTGCTGAGCAATGGCCGGTACAAGAGCGCATGGCACCGCATCCTGGCGACCCGCGACGGCAACCGGCGCTCCATCGCCTCCTTCTACAACCCAGCGCGCCTGGCCACCATCGCTCCGGCGATCCCCGCCGCAGGGGTCGGCGACGACGACTACCCGAGCTTCGTGTTCGGCAACTACATGGAGGTGTACGTCAAGCAGAAGTTCCAGCCTAAGGCGCCCAGATTTGAAGCCATGGCCACGACGACGACCAAGTGA
- the LOC100280566 gene encoding 1-aminocyclopropane-1-carboxylate oxidase isoform 1 (isoform 1 is encoded by transcript variant 1) codes for MAIPVIDFSKLDGPERAETMAALAAGFEHVGFFQLVNTGISDDLLERVKKVCSDSYKLRDEAFKDSNPAVKALTELVDKEIEDGLPARKIKDMDWEDVFTLHDDLPWPSNPPAFKETMMEYRRELKKLAEKMLGVMEELLGLEEGHIRKAFSNDGEFEPFYGTKVSHYPPCPRPDLIDGLRAHTDAGGLILLFQDDRFGGLQAQLPDGSWVDVQPLENAIVINTGDQIEVLSNGRYKSAWHRILATRDGNRRSIASFYNPARLATIAPAIPAAGVGDDDYPSFVFGNYMEVYVKQKFQPKAPRFEAMATTTTK; via the exons ATGGCGATCCCGGTGATTGACTTCTCCAAGCTGGACGGCCCTGAGAGGGCCGAGACCATGGCGGCCCTCGCTGCCGGGTTCGAGCACGTGGGGTTCTTCCAGCTGGTGAACACCGGCATCTCCGACgacctgctggagcgggtgaagaaggtgtgcaGCGACTCCTACAAGCTGCGGGACGAGGCGTTCAAGGACTCCAACCCCGCGGTGAAGGCGCTCACAGAGCTCGTGGACAAGGAGATCGAGGACGGCCTCCCCGCGAGGAAGATAAAGGACATGGACTGGGAGGACGTCTTCACCCTCCATGACGACCTGCCATGGCCTTCCAACCCTCCCGCCTTCAA GGAGACGATGATGGAGTACCGCAGGGAGCTGAAGAAGCTGGCGGAGAAGATGCTGGGCGTGATGGAGGAGCTGCTGGGGTTGGAGGAGGGCCACATCAGGAAGGCCTTCAGCAACGACGGCGAGTTCGAGCCCTTCTACGGCACCAAGGTCAGCCACTACCCGCCGTGCCCGCGGCCGGACCTCATCGACGGCCTGCGCGCGCACACCGACGCCGGCGGCCTCATCCTTCTGTTCCAGGATGACCGCTTCGGCGGCCTGCAGGCGCAGCTTCCGGACGGCAGCTGGGTCGACGTCCAGCCCCTCGAGAACGCCATCGTCATCAACACCGGCGACCAGATCGAG GTGCTGAGCAATGGCCGGTACAAGAGCGCATGGCACCGCATCCTGGCGACCCGCGACGGCAACCGGCGCTCCATCGCCTCCTTCTACAACCCAGCGCGCCTGGCCACCATCGCTCCGGCGATCCCCGCCGCAGGGGTCGGCGACGACGACTACCCGAGCTTCGTGTTCGGCAACTACATGGAGGTGTACGTCAAGCAGAAGTTCCAGCCTAAGGCGCCCAGATTTGAAGCCATGGCCACGACGACGACCAAGTGA